The sequence TGTCTAGCACAATCCCAGGAACTGGCATACTTGACTGCACCCTTTTCACCTTGTTGGATCTGAGAATGGAGAATGGGAGATTACATGAAGTTGATTATTAGTCAGTGTGGGTAGGTAGATTTTCAATAATTTAGATAGACCACAGGTATGTGACTTCCTCTAGTTAGTTACTAACTTGAGAAGTTGCTCACATGACCACATTCAGCCACTGATGGTACCAAATGATCATTATATGAGGTAAGGAAAATAGTGACGTGGGTGGGGATGATAGACTAACAATTAACATTTAAGAGGTCTAAATGTATCGACTGGGTTTACAAATTAAGATGGATTTTTCTAGAATTAGGACTGTATCGTTGAATTTGAAGAAGAAACTGGATAAGGACATACAAATGTGTAACCTTTACATCAAAACTAAAACTGAACAACATCATTCACGTAAGCTAAATTATGTAACAAGTTATAGTGAATCCCTCTGTTGTATAATTTATAGTGTTATTATGTAATTGTCACATGAGACAATAGTTACTCACCTGCATCAAACACTTGATCCGTTCTCCTGGGGCCAttattgatgtagtaaacaCTCCAGCTAACATTCCAGCTAGGAAGTGTTGGGGTAACCTACAACGTGTTAATGACATCATCAATATGTGTTAGTATTGAACTGTAACTGGAGAGCTGATTACATGGGGTAGGGGTATTTCTATCACGGGAAAGGAGATAACACAAAtagagttactctaatagagaattcaCCTGTtgacaatatactctaatagaacagtcatttaggTGTTTGGGCTCTCCTTATAATgaaccttatccgcaatgatgtcataattgacaaaattgCCGTGTTTTGTGTGGGCACTTCATATaatgtaatcactaaaatgagATTTGTTTGTGGATTTCACAACATGGAACTCTTGATGAAACCAtaggataataaaggtaagagaCTAGTTAGCATGATGTGGCGATGTGAAACAACCAGACTTAAGTTTTGGTATCGACGCAAAACCACGCACACTTGTCttgtaagtatgtatgcctcaccttgccccttgctgcagtatgtaaacGTTAACATAGCAAACCGCCAAGTGTCCACGCTATCGGCTGCCATTTTGTGCTTTGATGTCATTGCAGATGAGGTCCATATTATACACTAGTGTTAATGTTGTATGCTATTGGTCATCAATCTTTAAGGAATCAATAATGAAAATCGTATTATGGCCCCGTGAAAATGTAAATTGGCAATTTTACAAACCACTCACAACCCAATAGCAGTAATTACATAGTCATGTTGTTTTGATTATGTTGCATACAGCAGTACAGTATATATCCACAAGAGACTACGTGGTCAGAGGTTGGACATGCTCTTAAATATATTGCCCCTAATTGCATTCTTTATTTAGCATTCATGTGACCCTCATTAGCCACAGTGACTGGGGTCAGTtagaccatagataatgtatgttacatggattggaaacgtccgtattatttacatagtgacgtcATGGGCTATCCTCGTTTCGCTGCGGCTATCCTCGTTTCGCTGCGCGTAAACTTTATGACCTCGACAGGTGGAAGATGtcgctgttcttgtaaccagcaaattagtgtttatTGTTTAGAGCTGGGTTAGTTACCatctacactaattggaggctggactgggtagggacgctggagagtagtaaacaacagcgtaagaaagttcaggttcaaaggtgaaatacgaagtgtatatttagccggtaccggtttgcaaacactaacggttattgtgccggcactagtaggttgccccgagcattcaactttagggcacgcgtctagtaggttgccccgagcattcaactttaggggatgcgaaaagtagttccttagcgttaggggtaggctagggttcacctttggtttcttcttcactcttgttcacttcagtcggatgtttataacgtagaaactaaataatatgactagctgcagcaccggtggtataatcgttacaaacattgcttatgagtacggatgcccgggttcgaaccctcgtttagacaacttttttttttcgctttcttaggttttttgtacaagttttttttaatgcacgtaacattctaagtattataccctccactgccggcaaaacagtgtaaccggtaccggctctatataacctgccggtgaaatatggtgtttcaaaacggttgtgcaaatttcctgaagaaacagaaagtgtagcattgtttctttgctgctgtttacaccacttgtagcaggtagagtgtaataggctagctagatattcactgcttcgctgtatatttccactgcttcgataaaacttcagaaaacaggcactactttgtgctattgtttagccCAAGCTGAGCAATACTGTagcttaaaatttatttcaatgtatcacacatttctttggttgtgtaaatgcggtgacgagaagttggctGATAGCACTGCTGCTGAATTATTAGCTGttgcgtacctgccattgtcacctgtcgcaaacaatatttctcccagtgCACACAGACACGccgtgttcttgttcagtacacaacgcaacacaataaacaatgtaaaaggaatgtccgcaccttcaaactggccttcaaacaagcgagagaaagccaaacagtcactcaacaaatttcccaatctattggcgcaccgtaactaggataggaaaataatttaacgggcgtttccaatccattaggaacgcatacattatctatggttagaCATACTTCATGTAACCTTCAAGGCAATGTAGTTTGTACTAGTGTTGTTCACTTTCACTGAATAACCAATTAATTTATCGAAGATTTCCAAAACTTCAGTAACCAATGATAAATATTAAATAACCGATGATCAGTTCCCAATTATTTCACTCAAATACACACTAAAATTTGAGTGCTGAACATACTAATCACTGTAATTTGGTGACTGGATCTTGGTATAATGTTAATGTCAATTACACTGTACTCAaacacatgtgtttgtttactgttttgaaATAGTGGAATTTAATTGTATCGATTAACTGATTATCGTCAATTATTGGTGACCAATAAACTGGTGATTAAAATTTGTAGGTACACAGTTCTAGTAGAATATGATCGTGACAGGTTTGGTGATGTAGTCTACACCAAAccacaacttattaatttcacccagaACTCAAGTATAACAATGATGCTTCACTACATTATACTGAGATCAATTTATTACCCTCCTCAAAACAATTTTTGCATAATTTTACTGACATTTACAGAGTATCTGCTCCATGGTCTTCTAGAACAGATGTGAGGCCTCCAGGAAGCTCCCAGTTGTTTGGTGATGAATTCCAAGTTGTTATGTTATGAGGTTGGGTCAGTTTATTATGAAATACAATAACTTCACATGTATGGTGTAGATGGTATTTAACACAACATGAGCCTAAGGTGACATCAGGCCTAGAAGAGCATCACATCCAATAAGCAAAAGCTTATTAATTACAAGTGACTTGTCAAAATAACATCAGGGTCATCCAAATGAGGTTGCATGATCATACACACTCAACTACCTCACATCTAAAAGGCGAATTGAACCCCTAACACTCCAATATGagtaacatgcacacacacacacgtacattcATGCGCACACACACTCTCACACACTTACTAACATTAAGGTATCGTTGCGGTCCTTCATTTGTAGCCTCTTGCCAACAGAGTAACCaaggaaacagacagcatataGTGGTGTTATACCAACCAAAGGTGCAGACATTCCACGATACAAGCCTCTAAACCCTTCCTTCTGTACTGTCGATCGAGCACAATCAAATGTTCCTGTAAACATTGGTGGTTGTCCTGGCAACGGTTGTGGCATTGTCTGCAGCCGAACCTACACACCATCTGATGTCATATAGTAATGTTATGTGACGTCATCTATCACCTTGATCGTATCCAGGGGATGTCCCGTGCATACAAGGGCAACGCCCCCCACTCCTCCTGCGGTGAAGCTCTTAATAAAGGAAGGTTCCTTGTAGGTGACTTTGTCTTGCGTCATCTTATGCGCCTCAATAATACCCTTGTGATATCTGGAAACTGTGACTGCTTACACCGGGCTACTGGGGAGGGTCAGTTTGCTTCTATCCGATCCCTCGTAACGCGCGGGAGCTAGATTATTAGCGCCTGCCCACGACCGCAACCTCGACCCAACAAGGgctggggtctgggcacgagactaaacAAGGGCCAGAACGAGCCAGAA comes from Dysidea avara chromosome 4, odDysAvar1.4, whole genome shotgun sequence and encodes:
- the LOC136253152 gene encoding mitochondrial carnitine/acylcarnitine carrier protein-like, translated to MTQDKVTYKEPSFIKSFTAGGVGGVALVCTGHPLDTIKVRLQTMPQPLPGQPPMFTGTFDCARSTVQKEGFRGLYRGMSAPLVGITPLYAVCFLGYSVGKRLQMKDRNDTLMLPQHFLAGMLAGVFTTSIMAPGERIKCLMQIQQGEKGAVKYASSWDCARQLYREGGIRNIYRGTMATLLRDVPASGTYFMTYEGLLLALTPEGKSHHDLSPLRVLFAGGMAGVFNWLSCIVQDTLKSRYQIAPEGKYPHGIRSVFRVLIKEEGFLALFRGLTPILLRAFPANAACFLGYETAMKVLNYVFPSY